One Pelmatolapia mariae isolate MD_Pm_ZW linkage group LG1, Pm_UMD_F_2, whole genome shotgun sequence genomic window, ACCACAAACAGCACGTTTTGCTCTATGAACACCAAGATTTTCACTTGCACATTTGTCTTAAAGCTATTTAAGACTTATTTTTAATGGAAATGTTTAAGCACATGTAGATGTGTGGATTTTATCCTGGATTACTTAAGCCTTAGATTTCATATTTAATGTTTTCACAATATGTACCTGGTCAGGCTGACCCAGGCCAAGAATTGCCTCACAGTGTCTACACCAAATCTAGAATTATGCAtctgtttaaatttttttaatagtGTAATTGTCATTTATAGATTATTGTCCTAAATTAATGTTTCAGAGAGCAGTGAAAGTTTAGGTTGAAGTTTTCCAACCGTTTTGTGTTTCAGAGAAAGATCTTTACTATCACACAATTTCCTTTGTTGTTAAGACATCATTAAAAACTTACCATCCATAATTATTTAAAGatgatttaataaaaaataaaatggaaaaaaaaaaattgcaaagcAGTGAAGGGGAGCCTTGCATGTGTGGCAGTTGCACATGTGTTTCCCACACTCACTGAATTAGCAGCTCAGGTGAATTTTATGACACTCCCAAGCCCTCATTTGGTCACAGTTAGCTCAGAACAAATGGATTCTGACTGTTTTTAGATTATTTAGTTACATTGCAGGTGCTTGTGCTTGCAGGAGCAGATGCTGTGTCTATgtcagaccttcccaaagtgtggggcccgccccttagggggggcgcagagccattgcagcgggggcgcggtatgaaaagggggaaaaaaaacaaaacaaaacgcttggacactgctagcacggggcgcccacacaaacgcaaagcaggagatgaagcatcgctgaatatgtttccaaaccaacttcattctaagccaaagactagaaaatatggtgaaccatatcttccctttggtttcacctgcacaagtgccaaggtaggtctcccctgcataattggttttcccttcgtcgggagcaggcgctgggctgttcaaatcacggacaaacagcatcccacattcttgatttttagttcacaaacacttctcataatgactaactactcctgacattttggagatgttagctcttcatacagtaaagttacagtgggatacaaataacatcaggctgatcctgccacgatttgttccccggttcaaatcacggacaaacagtatcccacagttgttaatgtttttgaacccattttgcacagagaggcattttttgaaaaatgtattgatagcaatgttgaatattattacacaggaaaaaaacaactacaatactaaaataattacaccatgacgcctctgcctttctaaatggagggacagtaactgcgtgtgtatatgtaagcgtgtaaaaactgaagatagtcagattaacagtattttgtctctatctgccattctgcaattcatctcatgtaaacaataacgtggcgcacagcgtgacgtgaaaaaaggcacatacctttgacgttgggtgatgaactctgtattcctcgtccacacgtaaacgcaaaaaaggatttttaaaaaatctctgttttcgttgattcgaaacgccgtttacgtgtggacgaaacagctgcgttttcaaaactacccgtgtaggtgtggacatagcataaaagagttagtagtttattttattactacctgtaatttattgcagtttacttgtatttgcttaattgtttactaaatgtttgaggtgtgaaataaaccgcaatggagcaaaatatgggtgtgtgtggttggaggatgtgtttgtgcgcgcgcgtgcgtggggctagcaaaaaaagtttgggaaccactggtctATGTTAAGGGGCCAACTTTGCACCTACTTCCTGCGTCTGCAGGAACCATGGGCAAATATGATTTGAGCACAGTGTCAAGATCCCTCTTTATTACTGtctcataaaaaatacacacagacatggCGTGTGCATCTTTAtatgtgcatttaaaacaaatatttttaaatgagaatatcTAAGAACAAAACCGGAGGCTAACTACCAGTAAAGATTTAAATCTGCTTTCCAGAATGTATAGTACAAGTAGTACAAGTTTTcagagctttttcttttttagctttcAGAAATTATATTTTGGACACCAAGACTCTGATTAGAATAATATTAGCGGAAGTGAAGCATTTTCTTAAAGCAGAAAGGAAAGTGTTAAAAAACAGATCGAACTATTACTGAATTCAGTCCATCACCGTTCAGCTCTCTCCCAAGAAAACTTGGCATAACTTTCGCAGACAGGACCGCAGCGCAGCTGACGCTTGTGAGGAGGAGCCGCCTGAAGTCATTTAGGACGCAGCATCACTGTGAGAAATAATCCGgcatatctctctctctctctctctctctctctctctctctctcgttcccGGTATACTAGAGACAGTGTTCATTGTCACTATGCTGGTCCGAACAATCTGAACTAATGGAAGGATTCTGGTGGATCGGCTGCTCTGTTTGAGGAAAAAACGTGAAATCGGAGTGCAAGATTTTAGTGGAGAAGGAAACATTACAGATGTCCATCCCGGAGCAGCTGGTTGGATAGGgcgaaaaataataataaaaactcaataggttataataaaaataaaaggattACTCGAGTCAAGAAACGCACTTTTCACCGGGACCAACGCGGTAGCTCGCCGATGATTTTTCAGACTATTTAATggctgaaataaatattaatacatATACTTGAACTTTTTGCGTGGAGTTTGATGATCCTGGACGGTTGAGGCTTCCATGGGTTTAACAAACAGTTCGGATGAGTTGCTTGAATTCCCAACCTGCTCAGAAGCAAGCTGTAACTGCGACAGCTGATGTAGAAGCATCCTCTAAGCTCTAGAGACAGCTGATGAAGGTTCCTTACCCAGTTTAAATCTGTGCTGCAGCAGCCTAAAACCCACACAGAGCAcctgaaaagctgaaagctTGCAGTTACCTAATAGAAGGCAGGCATGGAAATGACCAACGGGTCCCTGCAGTACCCCTCCATACTTCACACGGACTTCGGACCGCTAAATGACCTTCTGGAGGAGAACGAAACAAACTCAACCGCAGGAGAGCGAAACTGGCTGAACTGCGTTCAGATCCGGATCCCTCAGGAGCTCTTCTTGGCACTGGGACTCATCAGTCTGGTGGAAAACATCTTGGTCATCATGGCGATTATTAAAAACCGAAACCTCCACTCGCCCATGTACTACTTTATCTGCTGCCTGGCCGTGTCTGACATGCTTGTCAGCGTCAGCAACGTGGTGGAGACCATATTCATGCTTCTCAATGACCACGGCCTCCTGGATGTGCACCCCGGCATGCTTCGCCACCTGGACAACGTCATCGACGTGATGATCTGCAGCTCCGTGGtgtcctctctctcctttctgtGCACCATCGCTGCCGATCGCTATATCACCATCTTTTACGCGCTGAGGTATCACAGCATCATGACCCCTCATCgcgccatcatcatcatcgtggtGGTGTGGCTGGCCAGCATCACCTCCAGCATCCTCTTCATCGTATATCACACCGACAACGCCGTCATCGTGTGCCTTGTCACTTTCTTCTGCACTACTCTGGTATTCAACGCCGTGTTATACCTGCACATGTTTGTCCTGGCGCACGTGCATTCTCGGCGCATCATGGCTTTCCACAAAAACAGGCGCCAGTCCACAAGTATGAAGGGAGCCATAACCCTCACTATCCTGCTCGGGGTCTTTATTTTATGCTGGGGCCCTTTCTTTCTACACCTTATCCTCATCCTCGCCTGTCCCACCAGCCCCTTCTGCAACTGTTTCTTTCGAAACTTTAACCTTttcctcatcctcatcatctGTAACTCCCTCATCGACCCGCTTATATACGCGTACCGGAGCCAGGAGCTGCGTAAAACCTTGCAGGAGATGGTCCTGTGTTCGTTTTGCTTCGGCGTGTGACATCGTGGACATTCCTGAACAAAACCGAGCGCAACACAACATTCTTCCTCTGTCTTCAACATGTCCGAAGATAGAATAAGACACAACTGATATGTTTAAACATGCAAATGTTGCCCGTGCGCGAGTGCACATGGCAGCTGAAGACTCTGTCACACTGGAAACATTTGATAAATAGAACTGGGTTCCGTTTTAGCtgtaaatttatttattattgcgCTAcgcctttttttgttcttcactGGGAAGCTTGTGGATAATCTCTTAAGTCAGTCAACAGTTTCACAACACTACTTATTGTTTCTggtcttactgttttttttctttctttcttctgtaaacatgtttgattttttGTCTAAAAAATGCCTCTTATGGTGGTCAAAATAtgctgccttaattctttttttttaaggcgttcaattattataatttcatgaaaataaaaaaggaagtttactttcatttttaaaatggccAACAACAAAAGGTCGCTACCTTACATCTCTATCCCTTTTaagattatttattattatttttgaattaatatcttaatgacatttttcttttaatgaatgATGTGCATTGCAAGAACTCAAAAAATAGAAGCAGCGAATAATCTCTTAGTTACTCAAATGCagattattttatatatagaCTGTCTTTGGGAAAATGTTCGAGCATGGTGCAAACGGAGCAGGGAACAGATGAAACACAGCTTAATTGGATCAGACTAAACCTTAAAATGACACTGTGTGGCAAACTCAAAAATTACTGTtgcaaaaataaatgtcaaatatCCCAgtgactaaaaaaaagaaaagaaaagaaaaaaaggggacaAAAATCACATGAACATGCTTGGTGGTAGGCCCGAGGCTCGTGGCATGAGAGGGTTtatgaaagaagaaaga contains:
- the mc1r gene encoding melanocyte-stimulating hormone receptor, with the translated sequence MEMTNGSLQYPSILHTDFGPLNDLLEENETNSTAGERNWLNCVQIRIPQELFLALGLISLVENILVIMAIIKNRNLHSPMYYFICCLAVSDMLVSVSNVVETIFMLLNDHGLLDVHPGMLRHLDNVIDVMICSSVVSSLSFLCTIAADRYITIFYALRYHSIMTPHRAIIIIVVVWLASITSSILFIVYHTDNAVIVCLVTFFCTTLVFNAVLYLHMFVLAHVHSRRIMAFHKNRRQSTSMKGAITLTILLGVFILCWGPFFLHLILILACPTSPFCNCFFRNFNLFLILIICNSLIDPLIYAYRSQELRKTLQEMVLCSFCFGV